In Candidatus Paceibacterota bacterium, the DNA window AACAATTACAAAGCCTAAGACATTCGCTCGCCCACCTTTTGGCAGCAGCAATTAAAGAGCTTTATCCTGACGCATTACCAGCAATCGGACCTGCCATTGAAAATGGCTTCTATTATGACTTTGAGTTCAAAACTCCGATAAGCGACGCGGATCTTCCAAATATAGAAAATGAGATGCGCAAGATTTTAAAAGACTGGAGCGAGTTTTCTCCACACGAAGTTAGTAAAGACGAAGCACGTGAGGCTTTTTCGGGAAACCCATATAAACTTGAGTTGATCAATGAGATCGTAGAGCGTGGTGAAAAACTAACCCTTTACGCATCAGGTAATTTCACCGACCTTTGTCGTGGTGGACACGTTGATGATGCAAAAAAAATACACGCTGACGCATTTGCTCTCACCCATACAGCTGGTGCCTATTGGCGTGGAAATGAAAAAAATAAAATGCTGACTCGTATCTATGGTCTCGCCTTTGCAAAAAAAGACGCACTTGATTCATATCTTGTAATGCAAGAGGAGGCCAAAAAACGCGATCACCGTAAACTCGGTAAAGAACTTGAGCTCTTCACCTTGATTGAAGAAGTTGGTCAGGGCCTTCCTTTGTTTTACCCAAAAGGAGCAATCCTACGTCGGTTAATTGAAAACTACATAACCGAGGAACAAGAAAAACGTGGGTATTTGCCAATCTGGATTCCTCACATCACAAAAGGAAAGCTGTACGAAATATCAGGGCACTTGGACAAATACGACGCAATGTACAATCCAATGAAAGTTGATGATGTTGACTACTATCTAAAGCCGATGAATTGCCCACACTTCATGATGCTCTACAAGTCGCTTCCTCATTCATACCGCGACTTACCTTTACGCTACACATCAACAACTACAAACTACCGCTACGAAAAAT includes these proteins:
- the thrS gene encoding threonine--tRNA ligase, encoding MTEEQLQSLRHSLAHLLAAAIKELYPDALPAIGPAIENGFYYDFEFKTPISDADLPNIENEMRKILKDWSEFSPHEVSKDEAREAFSGNPYKLELINEIVERGEKLTLYASGNFTDLCRGGHVDDAKKIHADAFALTHTAGAYWRGNEKNKMLTRIYGLAFAKKDALDSYLVMQEEAKKRDHRKLGKELELFTLIEEVGQGLPLFYPKGAILRRLIENYITEEQEKRGYLPIWIPHITKGKLYEISGHLDKYDAMYNPMKVDDVDYYLKPMNCPHFMMLYKSLPHSYRDLPLRYTSTTTNYRYEKSGELSGLTRVRSLTQDDCHVFCESTQIQDEIRTMVEMIGETYKAFGFNDFWVRISLRDSKNKGKYLGDDSVWEEAENALRSVISKTGWKYKEAENEAAFYGPKLDFMFKDVLGREWQLSTIQLDFNLPKKFELEYTDKEGKKSQPVVIHRAILGSTERFMGILIEHYGGAFPTWLSPVQAIIVPIGENQIDYAKNIASLMRESGIRIEIDLSNETLGKKIRNAKTSKTPYFLVIGDKEVANNTATLESRDAGQIGAFSVEEIIQKLQAQIKDKS